Proteins from a single region of Bradyrhizobium diazoefficiens:
- a CDS encoding efflux RND transporter periplasmic adaptor subunit produces MTGPDGSEQSVKTHDFVQPGPYAIAGLLVAAFALTGCGQPASQAAAPPPPSVTVAQPVKRTVTDWDEYTGRFEAVEEVQVRPRVGGFVNSVEFQDGAIVHQGDLLYVIDPRPFEAVAEQADGQLSDARAKVELAKRELDRGLNLVQTNAVSEQVVDQRRQALQAAHAAETQAEGALKAAQLNIEFTHVTAPITGRVSRHLVSPGNLVQGSDNGSSTLLTSIVTLDPIYVYFDMDETTFIKYSKLWFEGKRPSSRDTANPVQVALAGETKPSHDGAINFLDNRLDVSTGTLRSRAVVKNTDLSILPGQFGRVRLIGSAPYEALLIPDVAVATDQSRKIVFVVKPDDTVEARPVVLGPLDDGLRVIREGLKAEDRVIVNGIQRARVGAKVTPQTAQAPAGGKAGDKS; encoded by the coding sequence ATGACTGGACCGGACGGAAGCGAGCAATCTGTCAAAACGCACGATTTCGTTCAGCCCGGGCCTTACGCGATAGCCGGGCTTCTCGTAGCCGCGTTCGCACTCACCGGTTGCGGACAGCCGGCCTCGCAGGCGGCGGCGCCACCGCCTCCGTCGGTGACTGTCGCCCAGCCGGTCAAGCGCACCGTCACCGATTGGGACGAGTACACCGGCCGGTTCGAGGCGGTGGAAGAGGTGCAGGTGCGCCCGCGCGTCGGCGGCTTCGTCAACTCGGTCGAGTTCCAGGACGGCGCGATCGTGCATCAGGGCGATTTGCTCTATGTGATCGACCCGCGCCCGTTCGAGGCGGTGGCCGAGCAGGCCGACGGCCAGCTCTCCGACGCCCGAGCCAAGGTGGAGCTCGCCAAGCGCGAGCTCGACCGCGGTCTGAACCTGGTCCAGACCAATGCGGTCTCCGAGCAGGTCGTCGACCAGCGCCGCCAGGCCTTGCAGGCCGCGCATGCCGCTGAGACCCAGGCTGAAGGCGCGCTGAAGGCGGCCCAGCTCAACATCGAGTTCACCCATGTGACCGCGCCGATTACCGGCCGCGTCAGCCGCCATCTCGTGAGCCCCGGCAATCTGGTGCAGGGCAGCGACAATGGGTCCTCGACCTTGCTGACCTCGATCGTGACGCTCGATCCGATCTACGTCTATTTCGATATGGATGAGACGACCTTCATCAAATACAGCAAGCTCTGGTTCGAGGGTAAGCGTCCGAGCTCTCGCGACACCGCGAATCCCGTGCAGGTGGCGCTGGCAGGTGAAACCAAGCCGTCGCATGACGGCGCCATCAACTTCCTCGACAACCGTCTCGATGTCTCCACAGGCACGCTGCGTAGCCGCGCCGTGGTCAAGAACACTGATCTCTCGATCCTGCCCGGCCAGTTCGGTCGCGTTCGCCTGATCGGCAGCGCGCCTTACGAGGCGCTGCTGATCCCGGACGTCGCGGTCGCGACCGACCAGTCGCGCAAGATCGTTTTTGTGGTGAAGCCCGACGACACCGTGGAAGCGCGCCCCGTGGTTCTCGGACCGCTCGACGATGGCCTGCGCGTGATCCGCGAAGGGCTGAAGGCCGAGGACCGCGTCATCGTCAACGGCATTCAGCGCGCCCGCGTCGGCGCCAAGGTCACCCCGCAGACCGCTCAAGCGCCGGCCGGTGGCAAGGCTGGTGACAAGTCATGA
- a CDS encoding iron-containing alcohol dehydrogenase, whose amino-acid sequence MHQGRVVYGAIEEVVFGHPATEAIIGQMDRLGTGRAFLMVSGTLNRQTDEIAKIVQALGPRCAGLFDAMPAHTPREAVIAATHAAREAGADLIVTVGGGSITDGAKAVQLCLANGIDDIDSIERIRVHKGVAPEMTAPTVRQISVPTTIAGGEFSSIAGVTDLSTHVKQMLRHPLAVPRATILDPAITVHTPEWLFLSTGIRALDHCVEAICSRETHPYADAQSVKGLAMLADALPRVKADPRDLDARMDAQIGTWLSMGALAAGVPMGASHGIGYVLGAAFDVPHGYTSCVMLPAVMHWNARDNAERQTIVAAAMGFPGHDAADVLDAFIRSLGMPHCLADVGVSPEHFDAIAAQAMRTNWIPHNPRKIENPAQLHEILLLAA is encoded by the coding sequence GTGCATCAGGGACGTGTCGTTTACGGCGCGATTGAGGAGGTCGTGTTCGGCCATCCGGCAACTGAAGCCATCATCGGCCAGATGGATCGGCTGGGGACGGGTCGCGCCTTCCTGATGGTCTCGGGCACGCTGAACCGTCAGACCGACGAGATCGCAAAAATCGTGCAGGCGCTCGGCCCGCGCTGCGCCGGGCTGTTCGATGCCATGCCCGCACACACGCCGCGCGAGGCGGTGATCGCAGCCACTCATGCGGCGCGAGAGGCGGGCGCCGACCTGATCGTCACCGTTGGCGGGGGCTCGATCACTGACGGCGCCAAGGCCGTGCAGCTCTGTCTCGCCAACGGCATCGACGACATCGACAGCATCGAGCGCATCCGCGTGCATAAGGGCGTTGCGCCGGAGATGACCGCGCCAACCGTGCGTCAGATCAGCGTGCCGACCACGATTGCCGGCGGCGAGTTCTCGTCGATTGCGGGCGTGACCGACCTCAGCACTCATGTGAAGCAGATGCTGCGGCATCCGCTCGCGGTGCCGCGCGCGACCATCCTCGATCCCGCCATCACGGTGCACACGCCGGAATGGCTGTTCCTCTCGACCGGCATCCGCGCCCTCGACCACTGTGTCGAGGCGATCTGCTCGCGTGAGACCCATCCTTACGCGGATGCACAGTCGGTGAAGGGCCTCGCCATGCTCGCCGACGCCCTGCCGCGGGTGAAGGCCGACCCAAGGGATCTCGACGCGCGGATGGATGCGCAGATCGGCACATGGCTGTCGATGGGTGCGCTCGCGGCCGGCGTTCCGATGGGGGCGAGCCACGGTATCGGCTATGTCTTGGGCGCGGCGTTCGACGTGCCGCATGGCTACACCTCTTGCGTCATGCTACCAGCGGTAATGCACTGGAACGCGCGCGACAATGCCGAGCGCCAGACGATCGTCGCCGCCGCGATGGGCTTTCCCGGCCATGACGCCGCCGACGTGCTCGATGCCTTCATCCGCTCGCTCGGCATGCCGCACTGCCTCGCTGACGTCGGCGTTTCGCCGGAGCATTTCGACGCCATTGCAGCACAGGCGATGCGCACGAACTGGATCCCGCACAATCCACGCAAGATCGAGAACCCAGCGCAGCTGCACGAAATCCTGCTTCTTGCCGCATAA
- a CDS encoding AMP-binding protein, producing the protein MYPGLHARLRPLQPAFIMAATGEAVTYRELDARSNRLAHLFRKQGLKRLDHYSIFMENNSRYLEACGAGERSGLYYTCINSFLTPGELAYLLVNSQSKILITSTAKLDIAREAIQACPDVKLCIVADGPGKSDRIVGLAEVTADLPKTPIPDEWLGTAMLYSSGTTGRPKGILRPLPKEPPRHNLPLFDFLTKLWHYREGMVYLSPAPLYHSAPQAAVNLTIRIGGTAIIMETFDPERYLQLVQQWSVTHTQLVPTMFSRMLKLPEEVRTRYDLSSLEIAIHAAAPCPALVKDDMIKWWGPIINEYYGATEGLGFTACNSEEWLSHRGTVGKVLLGDLRILDENMQPCPTGTPGQVWFKTASPFEYFDDPEKTREARSADGSMSTVGDVGYVDEDRFLYLTDRATFMIISGGVNIYPQECENLLITHPKVADAAVFGVPNPDLGEEVKAVVQPMPGVVPGPALAEELIAFCGASLSRQKVPRSVDFEKELPRLPTGKLYKRLLRDRYWGDKTSRIV; encoded by the coding sequence ATGTACCCAGGTCTGCATGCCCGCCTGCGCCCGCTGCAACCCGCCTTCATCATGGCTGCGACGGGCGAGGCCGTCACCTATCGCGAGCTTGATGCGCGCAGCAATCGCCTCGCGCATCTGTTTCGCAAGCAAGGCTTGAAGCGGCTGGATCACTACTCGATCTTCATGGAGAACAATTCCCGTTACCTCGAAGCCTGCGGCGCGGGCGAGCGCTCCGGTCTCTACTACACTTGCATCAACTCGTTCCTGACGCCGGGCGAGCTCGCTTATCTCCTCGTCAACAGCCAGTCGAAAATCTTGATCACATCGACGGCAAAACTCGACATCGCGCGCGAGGCGATCCAGGCCTGTCCGGACGTCAAGCTCTGCATCGTCGCCGACGGCCCCGGCAAGAGCGATCGAATCGTTGGACTGGCGGAGGTCACCGCCGACCTGCCGAAGACGCCGATCCCTGATGAGTGGCTCGGCACAGCCATGCTCTATTCGTCCGGCACGACGGGACGGCCGAAAGGCATCCTGCGGCCATTGCCGAAAGAGCCGCCGAGGCACAATCTGCCGCTGTTCGATTTCCTGACAAAACTCTGGCACTACCGCGAAGGCATGGTCTATCTGTCGCCGGCCCCGCTCTATCACTCGGCGCCGCAGGCTGCGGTCAATCTCACCATCCGCATCGGCGGCACCGCGATCATCATGGAGACGTTCGATCCGGAGCGCTATCTCCAACTCGTCCAGCAATGGAGCGTTACACACACGCAGCTGGTGCCGACAATGTTCTCGCGCATGCTAAAGCTGCCGGAGGAGGTGCGCACACGCTATGATCTCTCCTCGCTCGAGATCGCGATCCACGCCGCCGCGCCCTGCCCGGCGCTGGTCAAGGACGATATGATCAAATGGTGGGGACCAATCATCAACGAATATTACGGCGCGACCGAGGGCCTCGGCTTCACCGCCTGCAACAGCGAGGAATGGCTTAGCCACCGCGGCACCGTCGGCAAGGTCCTGCTGGGCGACCTCCGCATTCTCGACGAGAACATGCAGCCGTGCCCGACTGGTACACCCGGCCAGGTCTGGTTCAAGACGGCTTCGCCGTTCGAATATTTCGATGACCCGGAGAAGACCAGGGAGGCGCGCTCGGCCGATGGCAGCATGAGCACGGTCGGCGACGTCGGCTATGTCGACGAGGACCGCTTCCTCTATCTGACGGACCGCGCGACCTTCATGATCATCTCCGGCGGCGTGAACATCTATCCGCAGGAATGCGAGAATCTGCTGATCACCCATCCGAAGGTTGCGGATGCCGCGGTGTTCGGCGTTCCCAATCCCGATCTCGGCGAGGAGGTGAAGGCGGTGGTGCAGCCGATGCCGGGCGTTGTGCCGGGCCCGGCGCTTGCCGAGGAACTGATCGCCTTCTGCGGGGCCTCGCTGTCGCGGCAGAAGGTGCCGCGCTCGGTGGATTTCGAGAAGGAGCTGCCGCGGCTGCCGACGGGAAAACTTTACAAGCGGCTGCTGCGCGACCGGTACTGGGGCGACAAGACGTCGCGGATTGTGTGA
- a CDS encoding ABC transporter substrate-binding protein has translation MRSVWALAATAALSLLAFSTATFAGEPKQGGILRVYHRDSPANASILEGATYSINVPFMGVFNNLVIYDQHIAQNSPDTLRPELAESWSWSSDNKKLTFKLRQGVKWHDGKPFTSADVKCTFDLLMGKAQQKLRQNPRKAWYNEVNDVTPNGDFEVSFDLKRPQPSLLAMLASGYTPIYPCHVSPADMRTHPIGTGPFKFVEFKANESIKLTRNPDYWRKGRPYLDGIEYTIITNRSTAILAFVAGKFDMTFPTHITIPLLKDIKSQAPNAVCVVEPTNVSTNIIVNSASPPFDNIDIRRAMALALDRKAFVDILFEGKADIGGTMLPPPQGIWGMPKDKLETIPGYGPDVNANREEAKKLMQKAGYGPDKHLAVKVSTRNLAEYRDPAVILIDQLKSIYIDGELDVVETANWFPKVARKDYMLGLNLTGNSVDDPDQSFYENYSCGSERNYTNYCNREIEKLFDAQSQEIDTNKRKQLVWDIDKKLQEDVARPIIFHARAGTCWQPYVKGITIMSNSSYNGFRYEDVWLDK, from the coding sequence ATGCGGAGCGTGTGGGCGCTCGCCGCGACGGCGGCGCTATCTTTGCTGGCGTTTTCGACCGCAACATTCGCCGGCGAGCCCAAGCAGGGCGGTATCCTGCGTGTGTATCACCGCGACAGCCCGGCGAACGCGTCCATCCTCGAGGGTGCGACCTATTCGATCAACGTGCCCTTCATGGGGGTGTTCAACAATCTCGTGATCTATGATCAGCACATCGCGCAGAACAGTCCTGACACGCTCAGGCCTGAGCTGGCCGAAAGCTGGTCGTGGAGCAGCGACAACAAGAAACTGACGTTCAAGCTCCGCCAGGGAGTCAAATGGCATGATGGCAAGCCGTTCACATCGGCCGATGTCAAGTGCACGTTCGATCTGCTGATGGGCAAAGCGCAGCAGAAGCTGCGACAGAATCCGCGCAAGGCCTGGTACAACGAAGTCAACGACGTCACGCCCAACGGGGATTTCGAGGTCTCCTTCGACCTGAAGCGGCCGCAACCCTCGCTGCTGGCGATGCTCGCTTCCGGCTATACACCGATCTATCCCTGTCATGTCTCGCCGGCGGATATGCGCACCCACCCGATCGGGACCGGACCGTTCAAATTCGTCGAGTTCAAGGCCAATGAGTCGATCAAGCTGACCCGCAATCCTGACTATTGGCGCAAGGGCCGGCCCTATCTCGACGGCATCGAGTACACGATCATCACAAACCGCTCGACCGCGATTCTCGCGTTCGTCGCCGGAAAATTCGATATGACCTTTCCGACGCACATTACCATTCCGCTGCTGAAGGACATCAAGTCGCAGGCGCCGAACGCGGTCTGCGTCGTCGAGCCGACCAATGTCTCGACCAATATCATTGTCAATTCGGCCTCCCCGCCGTTCGACAACATCGATATCCGCCGCGCGATGGCGCTGGCGCTCGATCGCAAGGCCTTCGTCGACATCCTGTTCGAAGGGAAGGCCGACATCGGCGGCACCATGCTGCCCCCGCCGCAGGGCATCTGGGGCATGCCCAAAGACAAGCTCGAGACCATTCCGGGCTACGGCCCGGACGTGAACGCGAATCGCGAGGAAGCGAAGAAGCTGATGCAGAAGGCGGGCTACGGCCCCGACAAGCATCTGGCGGTGAAGGTTTCGACGCGCAATCTCGCGGAATATCGCGATCCCGCGGTGATCCTGATCGACCAGCTCAAGAGCATCTATATCGATGGTGAACTGGATGTCGTGGAGACCGCGAACTGGTTCCCGAAGGTCGCGCGCAAGGACTATATGCTCGGTCTCAATTTGACCGGCAATTCCGTCGACGATCCCGACCAGTCCTTCTACGAGAATTATTCCTGCGGCTCGGAACGGAACTACACCAACTACTGCAACAGGGAAATCGAGAAGCTGTTCGACGCGCAGTCGCAAGAGATCGACACCAACAAGCGCAAGCAACTGGTCTGGGACATCGACAAGAAGCTGCAGGAGGATGTCGCCCGTCCGATCATCTTTCATGCGCGGGCCGGCACCTGCTGGCAGCCCTATGTCAAGGGGATCACGATCATGTCGAACAGCTCCTATAACGGCTTTCGCTACGAGGATGTGTGGCTCGACAAGTAG